The following nucleotide sequence is from Candidatus Limnocylindria bacterium.
CAAGCGGCTCGTCGCGGCGGTGCGTGGCGACGAGCCCGACGGCGCTCGTTTCGCCGAGGCGGTCGCCTTCCGGGCTTACCACGAGCGGATCGATGCGTACATCGACGTACCGTCGTTCGACGCCTCCGCCTTCGAAGATCCCGACGAGATCGCGCGCAGGGCAGGTCTCCGGCTGGCCTCGTATGCGGATCTGCTGAGAGAGCGCGCGGACGACATCGAAGCGTTCCAGCGCGAGCTCCTCCCGGTCATCTGGGCGATGGCGCGTGACGTCCCGGCCCCGACGCCGATGCCGGAGCAGCCGCCGCCGTTCGAGATCGCGAGGCGCATGTTCTTCGAGGGACCTGGCCAGGATCCACCGAGCACGATCTACGCGCTTCGCGACGGCCACCCGGTCGCGATGACGGCGACGGTGGTGAAGGAAAACGGCGCCGCGTACACGAATTTCACCGGCGTCGCGCGCGCCGAGCGCGGCAAAGGCATCGCGCTCGCGCTGAAGCTCCGCGCGCTGCGCGAACTCCGCGCGCGTGGCGTGAAGCTCTTCGGCACGACGAACGACGAGAAGAACGCGGCGATGCGGAGCATCAACCGCAAGCTCGGCTACAAGCCCGAGCCGCCGACCACCATGTACGAAAGGCGCTTCTCGTGACGCTGAGCACGCCAGCGCCCACCCATCCGGGTCGAGAGCTACGCGACTCGTCGCTGCGCCAGCTCGATAGCGCGGCGCGCGCGCTCAACCTCGATCCCGGCATGCACAAGTTCCTCCGCACGCCGGAACGAACGCTCATCGTGTCCGTCCCGGTGATGCTCGAGGAGGGACAGCTCGAGGTCTACACCGGCTACCGCGTCCAGCACTCGACCGGCCGCGGTCCCGGAAAGGGCGGCATCCGATTCCATCCGGGCGTCACGCTCGAAGAGGTCGAAGGCCTCGCAATGCTCATGACCTGGAAGTGCGCCGTCACGGACCTCCCGCTCGGGGGCGCGAAGGGCGGCGTCGCGGTCGATCCGCACAGGCTCACGCGCCGTCAGGTCGAGCGCCTCACGAAGCGATACACCGCCGCGATCATGCCGATCATCGGCCCGGAGCAAGACATCCCCGCGCCCGACGTGAACACCGATGAATCGACGATGGCGTGGATCGTCGACACGGTCACGATGATGACCGGCCACCATTCGCCCGAGGTCGTCACCGGCAAGCCCATCGAGCTCGGCGGATCGCGCGGGCGGACCGAGGCGACCGGACGCGGCGTCGCGTTCGTCACTCTGGAGGCCGTCAAGCGCGCCGGCCGCCGTCCCGACAACACGCGCGTCGCGGTCCAGGGCTTCGGCAATGTCGGCAGCGTCACCGCGAAGATCCTCGCCGCGGCCGGCTGCAAGATCGTCGCGGTCTCGGACGTAAGTGGTGGCTACGCGGCGCCGCAGGGGATCGACATCCCTGCGGCGATCGAGCACGTGCGTCGGCATCCGAAGCGGCTTCTCGAGGGACTCCCCGGTCTCTCCAAGATCAGCAACGCCGAGCTGCTCGCGATGGACGTCGATGTGCTCGTCCCGGCCGCGCTCGAGGGTCAGATCACGGCCGACAACGTCCACGAGGTCCGCGCGAAGATCATCGTCGAGGGCGCGAACGGGCCGACCACCGCCGACGCCGACCGCACGCTCGCGGACCGAGGCGTGACGATCATGCCCGACGTGCTCGCGAATGCAGGCGGTGTTGTCGTCTCGTACTTCGAGTGGGTGCAGAGCCGCGCGCAGTTCTACTGGGAGCTCGACGAGGTCGAGAAGCGCCTGGAGATCTACATGCGCCGTGCGAGCGATCTCGTGCTCGCGAAAGCGAAGGCATACGACTGCACGCCGCGCGAGGCCGCGTTCATCGTCGCGGTCGAACGCGTCGCGAGCGCGATCGAGAAGCGGGGGATCTTCCCCTAAGCCGTGGCCACGAAGCCGAGCGTCGACATCCCGGCGGGCCCGCCTCTCGCTGAGCTCGTGCGCGAGGACCTCGTCATCGGCACGGGTGCGGAGGCGACACGGGGCAAGACCGTCGAGGTCCATTACGTGGGCGTCGCCTGGTCGACGAAGAAGCAGTTCGATGCGTCGTGGGACCGGGGCGAGACCTTTGACTTCCCGCTCGGCGCGGGCCGTGTGATCCGCGGCTGGGATGACGGCGTCGCAGGCATGCGGGTGGGCGGACGCCGCCGTCTCACGATCCCGCCCGCGATGGGCTACGGCGCGCGCGGCGCGGGCGGCGCGATCGGCCCGAACGAGACGCTGGTGTTCATCGTCGACCTGCTCGCGGTCCGCTAGCCAGCAAGTACGAAGTCGTTCGTAGTAGTTGCGAACTCGGAATTTGACGTCGCGCCACCACGCGTAGCCCAGCCTGACGGTTGAATCCGTCAGGAGGTGGACCCGTGACAGCCCTTCGCGTCACCGCACTCATCGCTTCCATCTTGTGTCTGGCGATCCTCGTGACTCCCGCCGTGGCATCCGGTCCCGTCAATGCATCGGCAGCCGCGCCGGCCTCGGACGCTCCCACCGTTACCGCCGTGGGTATCGGCATCGCCCAGTCGCAGGCCGATCCTCTCGCGGTCGCACAGACGCTGTACGTCAACATTCAGACGACCGTGGATGGAGCGAGCGTGCAAGCCGCCGCTGACGACATGGTCGCGCGGCTCGACACGATCAAGGGTGCGCTCGTCAAGGTGGGCGTCCCGGCCGATGGCATCCGCATGGCCGGGTTCAATGTCAGCCCGATGTTCGCCGGAAAGCCCGCACCATTCCCCGCGGAGAAGAGTCCGACGCAGCCGCAGGTCAGCGCGCTCATGCTGAGCGGCAACCTCACGGCGGACGTTCCCTCGATCCGCCTGCTCGTGGCCGCGATGAACGCGGCGACGGCGAACGGCGCCACCAGCGTCAACGCCAATGGGGGCAAAGGCGGCGCTCCCTTTGGGAGCGTGCAGCCGTCAGCGGGCGAGCTCGCAAAGGCGACCGACGCGGCCGTGGCCAACGCGCGCACGAACGCTGAGGCCCTCGCTGCTGCGAGCGGCAGGCAGCTCGGCGGGATCCGTTCGGTCTCCTCGTCGCAGCTGCCGATGCTGGGGTGCTGTCCACCGAACTCCGGGTGGACCGTCCAGGTCATGGTGACCTTCGACTTCGCACCGTAGACGGCCCTGCCCAATTGCATAAATATGCGGCCGACCGCATAATATGCGGCGATGCCGGTGAAGGTCGCGATCGTCGGGGCGACGGGCTACGCGGGTGGGGAGCTGGCGCGGTTGCTGCTGCGCCACCCCGAGGCGCGGCTCGTCGCCGCCGTCGCCCGCGGCCGCCAGGGCGAGGCGCTGCGTGACGTCCAGCCGCACCTCCACGCCGCGCCGTCGTCGCTGGTCGTCGGTGGCGATCCCGGCGACGCCGAGGTCGTCTTCACAGCGCTGCCGGCGGGAGAGGCTGCGAAGCTCGCGCCGGCGTGGCTGGCGGAAGGCCGCGCGGTCATCGACATCGGTAGCGACTTCCGGCTCCGCGATCCCAAGGACTACGAGCGCTGGTACTCGTACACGCATCCCGCGCCGGAGCTGCTGAAGGAAGCGGTCTACGGACTCACGGAGCTGACCCGCAGCCGCCTCCGCGCTGCGCGCGTCGTCGCGAATCCCGGCTGCTATCCCACCGCAACGCTCCTGGCGCTGCTTCCGGCTCTCAAGGCGGATCTCGTCGAGGACGACCTCGTCGTCGATGCGAAGTCGGGCGTGTCCGGAGCCGGCCACAACGTCGACGATGCCTATCTCTTCGGAACGATCGACGAGAGCGTGCGGCCGTACGGCGTGCCGAAGCATCGGCACACACCCGAGATCGCGCAAGAGGTGCGCGGAATGTCGGGACGGGCGCCGCGCCTCACCTTCACGCCGCACCTCATCCCGATGACGCGTGGCCTCATCGCCACCTGCTACGCGACCCTGCGTGACGGCGTCGACGCGGCACGCGTCGCCGACGCGTATGCGACGGCGTACGCGGAGGAGCCATTCGTACGCGTCACGAGCTCGTACCCGGCGACGAAGGCAACGCTCGGGAGCAACTGGTGTCTGGTGCACGCCGTCGTGGACGCGCCGAACCGGCGTCTCGTCGCGTTCGGCGCGCTCGACAACCTCGTGAAGGGCGCCGCCGGATCGGCGATCCAGAACCTGAACGCGATGCGCGGTTTTCCCGAGACGATGGGTCTCGACGCGCTGCCGCTCTGGCCATGACCGACGGTCGCGGCGTCACATTCGCGCACGGCTTCCGCGCCGGAGCGGCGAAAGCGGGCGTGAAGCACGGACGGCCGGAGCGCCTGGACGTGGCGCTCATCGTGTCGGAGCGGCCGTGCGTCGCAGCGGCGGTCTTCACCACGAACCAGGTCATCGCCGCCCCCTGCGTCGTGACTCGCCGCCACGTCGAGCGTGGGCCACTGCGCGCCATCGTCGTGAACTCAGGCAACGCGAACGCGTGCACGGGGGAGCAGGGCGAGCGCGATGCGATCGCGATGGCGGAAGCCGCGGCGGCCGTCGTGGGCTGCTCCCCGTACGAGATCGCGGTCGCGAGCACCGGCGTGATCGGCTTCAAGCTGCCGGTCGAGCGGATCGCTGCGGTGCTTCCGGGCATCGAGCTCACTGAGGTCGGCTGGGATGACACCTCGCGCGCGATGATGACGACGGACACGCGCCCCAAGGTGACCGAGCGCGAGCTGAATCTCACGGCGGGCACGGTGCGCATCGGTGGGGTCGCGAAGGGCGCGGGGATGATCCATCCGAACATGGCCACGCTTCTCGCGTTCATCACGACGGATGCGGTCGTCGAGGCCAGCGACCTGCGGCGCATCGTCTCGCGCGCAGCGGACACGACGTTCAACGCGATCTCGGTCGATGGGGACACGAGCACCAACGACACCTTGCTCGTCCTGGCGAACGGCGCCTCAGGCGTCACGCCGAGGGGCGCGGACCTCGCGACGTTCGAGGAGGGCGTTCGCACCGTATGTGCGGATCTCGCGCGAATGATCGTCGCCGACGGCGAGGGCGCCACGAAGGTGTTCGAGGTCCGCGTTCGCGGAGCCGCTTCAGCAGCCGACGCGCGCCTCGCGGCTCGGACGATCACCAACTCGAACCTCGTGCGCACCGCAATCCACGGCGGCGACCCCAACTGGGGTCGGATACTGGCTGCCGCGGGCCGCTCCGGCGCGCGAGTGGACGACCGCAAGGCGAGCGTGCGCATCGGCGATCTCTTCGTCTATCGGAGTGGCGCGCCGCTCGTCGTCGCCGATGCCGACGTGCGTGCATTGTTCGCGGCAGACGCGATCGAGATCGAGGTGACGCTCGGTCTCGGCGAAGGTCAGGCCGTGGCGTGGGGCTGCGACCTGTCGGCGGAATACGTGCGCATCAACGCCGAGTACATGACGTGAGCGACGTCCTGGTGCTCAAGATCGGTGGCTCGATCATGGGTGATGAGGCCGCGGCCCTCGATGTCGTGGCGGCGCTCAACGACGCGGGTCATTCGCTCGTCGTCGTGCACGGTGGTGGTCCGCTCGCGACGGAATGGTCGGGACGGCTCGGTCTGGAGACTCGTTTCGTCCGCGGGCTGCGCGTCACCGACGCCGCGACACGCGACGTCGCTCTGGCCACCATGGCCGGACTCGCCAACTCGCGCGTCGTGGCGGCGCTGATCGCGCGCGAGGTGCCCGCGGTCGGACTGTCGGGGATCGACGGCGGAATGCTGCGCGCGGAGCGCGAGGACGCGGAGCTTGGTCTCGTCGGCCGGGTGAGCCTCGTCGACAGCGCGCTGCTCGAAGAGTTGCTCGCGGCGGGACGTGTGCCGGTCGTGGCGCCCGCGGCGCTGGATAAGAAGGACGGCGAGATCCTCAACGTGAACGGTGACGGCGTGGCTGGCGCGCTCGCCGCGAGCCTGGGCGCGCGGCTGCTGGTGTTCGTGACCGACGTCCCGGGTGTGCGCTCGAAGGATGGCAAGGTCATCACGTCGCTCGATGCCGCGCGCGCGAAGGCGCTCGTCGACGACGGCACGATCGAGGGCGGCATGGTGCCCAAGGTCGAGGCCTGCCTGATCGCCGCGAGCGCCGGGTGCCGGTGCGCGATCGTCGCAGCGCGCGGCGCCGACGCGATCGAGCGACTGCTCACCGGCGAGCAGGTTGGCACCGTCTTCGAGGCCGCGGCATGAGAGAGGCGCTCACGCGCAAGCATCACCGGCAGCAGGCACTGGTGCGCCTGGTCCGTCAGGGGCGCCTATCGACGCAGGAAGAGCTCGTGCGCGCGCTCAAGAACGCAGGGTTCCCGTCGACGCAGGCAACGGTGTCGCGCGACATCGTCGAGCTCGGCCTGGTGAAGGTCGCGCGCGATGGGGCACACATCTACGCGCCGCCCTCCGTCGTGAGCCAGGGCGGCACGGATCGCCTGCGCCGTTTCAGCGAGGACTATCCGGTCGAGGCGGCGGTCGCGGCGAACATGGTCGTCCTGCGCTCCTCGCCGGGCACAGCGAACGCGCTCGGCGCGGCGCTCGACGCGTCGGGGCTCACCGAGATCCTCGGTACGCTCGCTGGCGACGACACCGTCTTCGTCGCGACCTCGACCGAGCGGCATGCGCGTTCCCTGCTCACGCGTCTCACCGCGTTCGGCATCGCCCGAAGGGAGAAGTCATGACCGCGCCGGAGCACAGGGGGGAGACCTGCGTCCTCGCGTACTCAGGCGGCCTCGACACGAGCGTCGCGGTGGCGTGGCTGCGCGAGACGCACGGCTTCGAGGTCGTGACGTGCACCGGCGACCTCGGCTCGGTCCGCGACCTCGAGCAGATCCAGAAGAAGGCGATCGCGAGCGGCGCGCGCAAGGCGATCGTGCAGGACGCGCGCGACATCTTCGTGCGCTTCTTCGTGTGGCCGGCGCTGCAGGCCGGCGCGCTGTATGAGGAACGCTATCCGCTTGCGACCGCACTGGGTCGGCCGCTGCTGGCGAAGCTGCTCGTCGACGCGGCGCGTGAGGAGAACGCTCGCTTCGTCGCGCACGGGTGCACCGGCAAGGGGAACGACCAGGTGCGCTTCGACCTCGCCGTCGGAGCGCTTGCCCCGGACCTCAAGGTGATCGCGCCGATGCGAGGCGGTATGAACATGACACGCGACGAGGAGATCGAATACGCGCGCGAGCGCGGCATTCCTGTTGAGGCAACCAAGCAGAGCCCGTATAGCGTCGATGAGAACCTGTGGGGTCGCTCGATCGAGGCCGGAGTTCTCGAAGATCCGTGGGGCGCGCCGCCGCGCGACGTGTTCCAGTGGACCGTCGATGCCGACGAGGCGCCCGCGAAGCCGCGCGAGATCGTGATCGGATTCCGCGAGGGGCTGCCGATCAGCCTCGACGGCGACGAGACCCTGGGCATCGAGCTCGTCGAGCGTTTGAACAAGCTCGGTGGCAAGTACGGGGTGGGCCGCATCGACCAGATCGAGAACCGGCTCGTGGGCATCAAGTCGCGTGAGATCTACGAGGCGCCGGCGGCCGTCATCCTCCATCTTGCGCACCGCGCGCTCGAGGACATGGTGCTGACCAAAGAGACGCTGCGCTTCAAGGCGCAGGTCGCGCAGGAGTACGCCGACCTCGTCTACAACGGCCTGTGGTTCACGGCACATCATCAAGACCTCGCGGCGTACGTACGCAGCACGCAGCGCTTCGTGAGTGGCGAGATCCGCGTGCGCCTCCATCGCGGGGCGGCGACGATCGCCGGCCGCCGCTCACCGCACTCCCTCTATTCGACAGCGCTCGCGACGTATGGCAAGGGCGACCAGTTCGACCACAAGGCGTCCGAGGGCTTCATCACCGTCTTCGGTCTGCCGCTCCGCACGCAGGCGCGGATCCAGTCGCTCTGGGGTGAGGGGAGCGAGGCGATGCTCGATGTGCCGAAGAAGGCGCTCGAAGCCCCGCAGGCGAAGAAGAAGACCAGGTGAGCAAAGACCTGTGGAAGGGACGCTTCGAGGGCGCGCTCGATCCGAAGGTGCGCGACTTCACCGCGTCGCTCGAGCTCGATAAGCGTCTCGCGTCGCACGACGTGCGTGGCAGCATCGCGCACGCACGGATGCTCGGCCGCCAGAACGTGATCTCAAAGGACGAGGCGGCCACGCTCGTGCGGGAGCTGGAGCGCATCGCAGG
It contains:
- a CDS encoding GNAT family N-acetyltransferase, whose amino-acid sequence is MATDLAAVSRRLPPDLRVRVGEDADIERVVEFQNRWATPSSWMSPASARRAHEVSPEPDRLTLIVEDRGGAIQAVGSTGTGGVFASSDGSWRVGLRVAPEWRRRGVARSLLEQLDDHARTNTAKRLVAAVRGDEPDGARFAEAVAFRAYHERIDAYIDVPSFDASAFEDPDEIARRAGLRLASYADLLRERADDIEAFQRELLPVIWAMARDVPAPTPMPEQPPPFEIARRMFFEGPGQDPPSTIYALRDGHPVAMTATVVKENGAAYTNFTGVARAERGKGIALALKLRALRELRARGVKLFGTTNDEKNAAMRSINRKLGYKPEPPTTMYERRFS
- a CDS encoding Glu/Leu/Phe/Val dehydrogenase; the encoded protein is MTLSTPAPTHPGRELRDSSLRQLDSAARALNLDPGMHKFLRTPERTLIVSVPVMLEEGQLEVYTGYRVQHSTGRGPGKGGIRFHPGVTLEEVEGLAMLMTWKCAVTDLPLGGAKGGVAVDPHRLTRRQVERLTKRYTAAIMPIIGPEQDIPAPDVNTDESTMAWIVDTVTMMTGHHSPEVVTGKPIELGGSRGRTEATGRGVAFVTLEAVKRAGRRPDNTRVAVQGFGNVGSVTAKILAAAGCKIVAVSDVSGGYAAPQGIDIPAAIEHVRRHPKRLLEGLPGLSKISNAELLAMDVDVLVPAALEGQITADNVHEVRAKIIVEGANGPTTADADRTLADRGVTIMPDVLANAGGVVVSYFEWVQSRAQFYWELDEVEKRLEIYMRRASDLVLAKAKAYDCTPREAAFIVAVERVASAIEKRGIFP
- a CDS encoding FKBP-type peptidyl-prolyl cis-trans isomerase, with amino-acid sequence MATKPSVDIPAGPPLAELVREDLVIGTGAEATRGKTVEVHYVGVAWSTKKQFDASWDRGETFDFPLGAGRVIRGWDDGVAGMRVGGRRRLTIPPAMGYGARGAGGAIGPNETLVFIVDLLAVR
- a CDS encoding SIMPL domain-containing protein; this encodes MTALRVTALIASILCLAILVTPAVASGPVNASAAAPASDAPTVTAVGIGIAQSQADPLAVAQTLYVNIQTTVDGASVQAAADDMVARLDTIKGALVKVGVPADGIRMAGFNVSPMFAGKPAPFPAEKSPTQPQVSALMLSGNLTADVPSIRLLVAAMNAATANGATSVNANGGKGGAPFGSVQPSAGELAKATDAAVANARTNAEALAAASGRQLGGIRSVSSSQLPMLGCCPPNSGWTVQVMVTFDFAP
- the argC gene encoding N-acetyl-gamma-glutamyl-phosphate reductase, coding for MPVKVAIVGATGYAGGELARLLLRHPEARLVAAVARGRQGEALRDVQPHLHAAPSSLVVGGDPGDAEVVFTALPAGEAAKLAPAWLAEGRAVIDIGSDFRLRDPKDYERWYSYTHPAPELLKEAVYGLTELTRSRLRAARVVANPGCYPTATLLALLPALKADLVEDDLVVDAKSGVSGAGHNVDDAYLFGTIDESVRPYGVPKHRHTPEIAQEVRGMSGRAPRLTFTPHLIPMTRGLIATCYATLRDGVDAARVADAYATAYAEEPFVRVTSSYPATKATLGSNWCLVHAVVDAPNRRLVAFGALDNLVKGAAGSAIQNLNAMRGFPETMGLDALPLWP
- the argJ gene encoding bifunctional glutamate N-acetyltransferase/amino-acid acetyltransferase ArgJ — encoded protein: MTDGRGVTFAHGFRAGAAKAGVKHGRPERLDVALIVSERPCVAAAVFTTNQVIAAPCVVTRRHVERGPLRAIVVNSGNANACTGEQGERDAIAMAEAAAAVVGCSPYEIAVASTGVIGFKLPVERIAAVLPGIELTEVGWDDTSRAMMTTDTRPKVTERELNLTAGTVRIGGVAKGAGMIHPNMATLLAFITTDAVVEASDLRRIVSRAADTTFNAISVDGDTSTNDTLLVLANGASGVTPRGADLATFEEGVRTVCADLARMIVADGEGATKVFEVRVRGAASAADARLAARTITNSNLVRTAIHGGDPNWGRILAAAGRSGARVDDRKASVRIGDLFVYRSGAPLVVADADVRALFAADAIEIEVTLGLGEGQAVAWGCDLSAEYVRINAEYMT
- the argB gene encoding acetylglutamate kinase — protein: MSDVLVLKIGGSIMGDEAAALDVVAALNDAGHSLVVVHGGGPLATEWSGRLGLETRFVRGLRVTDAATRDVALATMAGLANSRVVAALIAREVPAVGLSGIDGGMLRAEREDAELGLVGRVSLVDSALLEELLAAGRVPVVAPAALDKKDGEILNVNGDGVAGALAASLGARLLVFVTDVPGVRSKDGKVITSLDAARAKALVDDGTIEGGMVPKVEACLIAASAGCRCAIVAARGADAIERLLTGEQVGTVFEAAA
- a CDS encoding arginine repressor, yielding MREALTRKHHRQQALVRLVRQGRLSTQEELVRALKNAGFPSTQATVSRDIVELGLVKVARDGAHIYAPPSVVSQGGTDRLRRFSEDYPVEAAVAANMVVLRSSPGTANALGAALDASGLTEILGTLAGDDTVFVATSTERHARSLLTRLTAFGIARREKS
- a CDS encoding argininosuccinate synthase; amino-acid sequence: MTAPEHRGETCVLAYSGGLDTSVAVAWLRETHGFEVVTCTGDLGSVRDLEQIQKKAIASGARKAIVQDARDIFVRFFVWPALQAGALYEERYPLATALGRPLLAKLLVDAAREENARFVAHGCTGKGNDQVRFDLAVGALAPDLKVIAPMRGGMNMTRDEEIEYARERGIPVEATKQSPYSVDENLWGRSIEAGVLEDPWGAPPRDVFQWTVDADEAPAKPREIVIGFREGLPISLDGDETLGIELVERLNKLGGKYGVGRIDQIENRLVGIKSREIYEAPAAVILHLAHRALEDMVLTKETLRFKAQVAQEYADLVYNGLWFTAHHQDLAAYVRSTQRFVSGEIRVRLHRGAATIAGRRSPHSLYSTALATYGKGDQFDHKASEGFITVFGLPLRTQARIQSLWGEGSEAMLDVPKKALEAPQAKKKTR